A single region of the Pararhodospirillum photometricum DSM 122 genome encodes:
- the cysE gene encoding serine O-acetyltransferase — protein MVFKRLKEDVDTIMHRDPAAHSVWEVLLCYPGLHAVLVHRLSHPLWARGWRTFARFLSHVAKVFTGVEIHPGARLGRRLFIDHGTGVVIGETAEIGDDVTLYQGVTLGGTSLLPGKRHPTVGHGVIIGAGAHVLGPHTVGDGARIGANAVVLSDVPAGATMVGIPARLAGRARPAERDAFCSYGTPEGIPDPVAGTLASLMDEVRRLNARLVALEIRGLPENERLGAEIVPVPTRKTEQAPLAPVTVPRDVAGRKG, from the coding sequence ATGGTTTTCAAGCGATTGAAGGAAGATGTGGACACGATCATGCACCGGGATCCAGCGGCGCATTCCGTTTGGGAGGTGTTGCTGTGTTATCCTGGTCTCCACGCGGTCTTGGTCCACCGCCTGTCCCACCCGCTTTGGGCGCGCGGTTGGCGAACCTTCGCGCGTTTTCTGAGCCATGTGGCCAAGGTCTTCACCGGGGTCGAGATTCACCCAGGCGCCCGCCTGGGCCGACGTCTGTTTATTGACCACGGGACCGGCGTTGTCATCGGCGAAACGGCCGAAATCGGCGATGACGTCACCTTGTATCAAGGCGTGACCCTGGGCGGCACCTCCTTGCTGCCCGGCAAGCGCCACCCTACCGTGGGACATGGCGTGATCATCGGCGCCGGCGCTCATGTTCTTGGCCCGCACACGGTCGGCGATGGAGCGCGCATCGGCGCCAATGCCGTTGTTTTGAGCGACGTGCCGGCCGGGGCGACCATGGTGGGCATCCCCGCCCGTCTGGCCGGGCGCGCCCGGCCGGCGGAACGCGACGCCTTTTGTAGTTACGGTACGCCGGAAGGGATACCGGATCCCGTGGCGGGCACCTTAGCCAGCCTGATGGACGAAGTGCGGCGCCTCAACGCACGCTTGGTGGCCCTGGAAATCCGCGGGCTGCCGGAAAACGAGCGCTTGGGTGCCGAGATTGTTCCGGTTCCGACAAGAAAAACAGAACAAGCCCCCCTCGCCCCGGTCACGGTCCCCCGGGACGTTGCCGGGCGCAAAGGCTAA
- the tyrS gene encoding tyrosine--tRNA ligase — MTALTSDFLAVVRERGFIHQCTDLEALDTLMAKESVSAYIGFDCTADSLHVGGLLQIMMLRWLQKTGHRPIVLMGGGTTRIGDPSFRDEARPLLTDEQIALNMAGIRKVFDRFLTFGDSGTDALMVNNAEWLDQLAYIDFLRDCGRHFSVNRMLTMESVRLRLDREQPLSFLEFNYMILQAYDFAELYKRLGLRLQMGGSDQWGNIVSGVDLGRRVAGAELYGLTSPLITTASGAKMGKTAQGAVWLNAERLSPYDYWQFWRNTEDADVGRFLRLFTELSLDEIARLEALGGSEINEAKKILAHHATALAHGEDAAQAAAETARKVFEEGGAGGDLPTMTVSPAALEAGVALVEMMRVTGLASSGKEVKRLIAEGGVRVNDQPVADAGRVLTPADLVAGAVKVSAGKKRHALVRVEAS; from the coding sequence ATGACCGCCCTGACTTCCGATTTCCTTGCCGTCGTGCGCGAGCGCGGCTTCATCCACCAGTGCACCGACCTGGAGGCCCTGGACACCCTGATGGCGAAGGAGTCGGTTTCAGCGTATATCGGCTTCGATTGCACCGCCGACAGCCTCCATGTGGGCGGCTTGTTGCAGATCATGATGCTGCGCTGGCTGCAAAAGACCGGGCACCGTCCCATCGTGTTGATGGGCGGCGGGACCACGCGCATCGGGGATCCCTCGTTTCGCGACGAAGCCCGGCCGCTGCTGACCGACGAGCAGATTGCGCTCAACATGGCGGGCATCCGCAAGGTGTTCGACCGCTTCCTGACCTTCGGCGACAGCGGCACCGATGCCTTGATGGTTAACAACGCCGAGTGGCTCGACCAGTTGGCCTACATCGACTTCCTGCGCGACTGTGGCCGGCATTTCTCGGTCAACCGCATGCTGACTATGGAATCGGTGCGCCTGCGTCTTGACCGCGAACAGCCCCTGTCCTTCCTGGAATTCAACTACATGATCCTCCAGGCCTATGACTTTGCGGAGCTGTATAAGCGATTGGGTCTGCGCTTGCAGATGGGCGGCTCGGACCAGTGGGGCAACATTGTAAGCGGCGTGGACCTGGGCCGCCGGGTGGCCGGAGCCGAGTTGTATGGTCTGACCAGCCCGCTCATCACCACCGCCTCGGGCGCCAAGATGGGCAAGACCGCCCAGGGCGCGGTCTGGCTCAATGCCGAGCGTTTGTCGCCCTACGATTACTGGCAGTTCTGGCGCAACACCGAGGACGCCGATGTCGGCCGCTTCCTGCGCCTGTTTACCGAACTCTCCCTCGACGAGATCGCCCGTCTGGAAGCCCTGGGCGGCAGCGAGATCAACGAGGCCAAAAAGATCCTGGCCCATCATGCCACCGCCCTGGCCCACGGCGAGGACGCGGCCCAGGCCGCCGCCGAGACCGCCCGCAAGGTTTTTGAGGAAGGGGGTGCCGGCGGCGATCTGCCGACCATGACCGTGAGCCCCGCCGCTCTCGAGGCCGGGGTGGCCCTGGTCGAGATGATGCGCGTCACCGGCCTTGCCTCCAGTGGGAAAGAGGTCAAGCGCCTGATCGCCGAGGGCGGTGTGCGCGTCAATGACCAGCCGGTCGCCGACGCCGGCCGGGTTCTGACCCCGGCCGATCTGGTCGCGGGCGCCGTCAAGGTTTCGGCCGGCAAAAAGCGCCACGCTCTGGTGCGGGTCGAGGCGTCGTAA
- a CDS encoding Lrp/AsnC ligand binding domain-containing protein, protein MTDLDRIDRRILRELQADGRLSIVELARRVNLTKTPCAERVRRLEREGVIEGYQARLASEVLGAGHIAFVQVSLKSTTEAELERFNAAVRALPEVQSCHMIAGGFDYLLKVRTRDIGHYRHVLGDKISSLPAVLQTHTFVVMENVKDETTVTVPDGE, encoded by the coding sequence ATGACCGATCTCGATCGCATCGACCGGCGTATCTTGCGCGAGCTTCAGGCCGACGGCCGTTTGTCGATCGTCGAACTGGCGCGCCGCGTCAACCTGACCAAAACCCCCTGCGCCGAGCGGGTGCGCCGCCTGGAGCGTGAAGGCGTGATCGAGGGCTATCAGGCGCGTCTGGCCTCCGAGGTGCTCGGAGCCGGTCACATCGCCTTTGTTCAGGTTTCGCTGAAAAGTACCACGGAAGCGGAGCTGGAACGCTTCAACGCCGCCGTGCGGGCCCTGCCCGAGGTGCAGTCTTGCCACATGATCGCCGGTGGCTTTGACTACCTGCTCAAAGTTCGCACCCGCGATATCGGGCACTATCGCCATGTGCTCGGCGACAAGATCTCGAGTCTGCCTGCTGTCCTCCAGACTCATACCTTTGTGGTCATGGAAAACGTTAAGGACGAGACGACGGTTACGGTGCCCGATGGGGAGTAA
- a CDS encoding AI-2E family transporter, producing MTRASQIRFWLIGIGIFAVLLYLLRSVLAPFVAGMAVAYILDPLADRLEALGLSRLWATLTITLGFIFVLVLALLFLLPLVHGQIVAFLTNVPSYTAVLVDKGQDLLSVLREALGDERMARVTEGLESTAGEVTKWVVSVVSRVITQGAALVSLLSVLFITPVITFYMLRDWDRMVASLNACLPLPYADTIRTQMCLIDRTIAGFVRGQSAVCLCLGTFYAVGLTLAGLDLGLVVGLASGLLSFIPYVGTLFGFFASLGLALAQFDDWTRIAVVVGIFLMGQMIEGNVLTPKLVGDRVGLHPVWIIFALLAGAGLFGFVGVLLAVPVAAVIGVVVRFFLAQYLASPLYSGGDKESA from the coding sequence GTGACACGGGCTTCTCAGATCCGCTTCTGGTTGATCGGCATTGGGATCTTTGCCGTTCTGTTGTACCTGCTGCGCTCCGTGCTGGCTCCGTTTGTCGCGGGGATGGCCGTGGCCTATATCCTGGATCCCTTAGCCGACCGTTTGGAGGCTCTGGGATTGTCGCGGCTCTGGGCGACCTTGACCATTACTCTTGGGTTTATTTTTGTCCTGGTGCTGGCCCTGTTGTTTTTGCTGCCGTTGGTCCATGGCCAGATCGTGGCTTTTCTGACCAATGTTCCCAGTTATACGGCGGTGCTGGTGGACAAGGGCCAGGACCTCTTGAGTGTGCTGCGCGAGGCCCTGGGCGACGAGCGCATGGCCCGGGTTACCGAGGGCCTGGAATCGACCGCCGGCGAAGTCACCAAGTGGGTGGTTTCGGTGGTATCCAGGGTCATCACCCAAGGCGCGGCTCTGGTCAGCCTGCTCTCGGTCTTGTTCATTACCCCGGTCATCACCTTCTATATGCTGCGGGACTGGGACCGGATGGTCGCCTCCCTCAACGCCTGTCTGCCCTTGCCCTATGCCGACACCATCCGCACCCAGATGTGCTTGATCGACCGGACCATTGCCGGGTTCGTGCGAGGGCAGTCGGCGGTCTGTCTGTGTCTGGGCACCTTTTATGCCGTGGGCCTGACCCTGGCCGGCCTCGATCTGGGCTTGGTGGTCGGGTTGGCCTCGGGCTTACTGTCGTTCATCCCCTATGTCGGCACGCTGTTTGGGTTTTTCGCGTCACTGGGCTTGGCGTTGGCCCAGTTCGATGACTGGACCCGCATCGCGGTGGTGGTGGGGATCTTTTTGATGGGCCAGATGATCGAGGGCAATGTTCTGACCCCCAAGCTGGTCGGCGATCGCGTTGGCTTGCATCCGGTTTGGATTATTTTCGCCTTGCTGGCCGGCGCCGGCCTGTTTGGCTTTGTCGGCGTGCTGCTCGCCGTGCCGGTGGCGGCGGTAATCGGCGTTGTGGTGCGCTTCTTCCTGGCGCAGTATCTCGCCAGCCCGCTCTATAGCGGCGGGGACAAGGAGAGCGCATAA
- a CDS encoding anhydro-N-acetylmuramic acid kinase, protein MSDAVWALGLMSGTSLDGIDVAMILSDGERALDIGPALTVPYEPALRERLRDLLGTRPGERQGAVAEVERLLTDAHAEAVHRLLALTRPRPALIGFHGQTLFHAPDQGITVQIGDGARLAALTNTAVINDFRSADVAAGGEGAPLAPAWHAALACDLPRPLAVLNLGGVGNVTWLSDDRSEPPLAFDTGPGNALLDDWMRTRQGLPHDDGGRLAAQGRVDQEALAALLQHAHFTRPPPKSLDRNAFSAQAVARLCDADGAATLAAFTVAAVAQALSWMPRPPALWLVCGGGRHNPVLMAGLAEALGCPVRPVESEGWNGDALEAQAFAFLAVRAHRRLPLSWPTTTGVPHPVCGGAPHAPPMA, encoded by the coding sequence ATGAGCGACGCGGTATGGGCCCTGGGCCTGATGAGCGGAACCAGCCTGGATGGCATCGACGTGGCGATGATCCTGAGCGATGGCGAGCGCGCCTTGGACATCGGCCCGGCCCTCACCGTGCCCTACGAGCCCGCCTTGCGAGAACGCTTGCGGGACTTGCTGGGCACCCGACCCGGCGAACGCCAAGGCGCCGTGGCCGAGGTCGAGCGCTTGCTGACCGACGCCCACGCCGAGGCAGTCCACCGCTTGCTGGCCCTGACCCGCCCGCGCCCAGCGCTGATCGGCTTTCATGGCCAAACCCTGTTTCATGCCCCGGACCAGGGGATCACGGTTCAGATTGGCGATGGCGCCCGTTTGGCCGCCCTGACCAATACCGCGGTAATCAACGATTTTCGCTCGGCCGACGTGGCGGCGGGGGGGGAAGGCGCGCCGCTGGCCCCGGCGTGGCACGCCGCTCTGGCCTGCGACCTCCCCAGGCCGCTCGCGGTCTTGAACCTAGGCGGCGTCGGGAATGTCACTTGGCTTTCCGACGATCGTTCGGAACCGCCGTTGGCTTTCGACACGGGCCCCGGCAACGCCCTGCTCGATGACTGGATGCGCACCCGCCAGGGCCTGCCCCACGATGACGGGGGCCGGCTGGCGGCGCAAGGCCGGGTGGATCAAGAAGCCCTGGCGGCCTTGCTCCAGCACGCCCATTTCACCCGCCCGCCGCCCAAATCGCTCGATCGCAATGCCTTTTCAGCGCAGGCCGTCGCACGCCTTTGCGATGCGGATGGCGCGGCCACCCTTGCGGCCTTCACGGTGGCGGCCGTGGCGCAGGCCCTCTCCTGGATGCCCAGGCCTCCGGCGCTCTGGCTGGTGTGTGGGGGCGGCCGGCATAACCCGGTGCTGATGGCCGGACTGGCCGAGGCGCTTGGCTGTCCGGTGCGGCCGGTCGAGTCCGAGGGCTGGAACGGCGACGCCCTGGAGGCCCAGGCCTTTGCCTTTTTGGCGGTGCGCGCTCATCGGCGCCTGCCCTTGTCGTGGCCCACGACCACCGGTGTCCCGCACCCGGTCTGCGGCGGCGCCCCTCACGCCCCCCCGATGGCATGA
- a CDS encoding phosphate-starvation-inducible PsiE family protein, whose product MPVPLNASILGTALERWLVRGLWVFNGLLHIVLAVALVLASAMVVLEFFHEAVLAYQQDKLAQGFLHALGVLFIVWTLSSLISAEIEYVRTGRFHLRVFLEVAMITLLRQLIVRPVQAVAGDVKVGDWSGFWEYLPGPGRSPGRGHRPPLGRRPRTPVRQADARRRKGALTEPKGLGRPASPVLRLSLATRPTPGAAREW is encoded by the coding sequence ATGCCTGTCCCCCTTAATGCGTCCATCCTGGGCACGGCCCTGGAACGATGGCTGGTTCGGGGCCTCTGGGTCTTTAATGGCCTCCTCCATATCGTTCTTGCCGTCGCTTTGGTGCTGGCCAGCGCCATGGTCGTGTTGGAGTTTTTCCATGAAGCCGTGCTCGCCTACCAGCAAGACAAACTCGCCCAGGGCTTTCTCCATGCCCTGGGGGTCTTGTTCATCGTGTGGACCTTGTCGTCCCTGATTTCCGCCGAAATCGAATATGTGCGCACCGGCCGCTTCCATTTGCGGGTGTTTCTCGAAGTGGCCATGATCACCTTGCTGCGCCAGTTGATCGTGCGCCCGGTCCAGGCGGTGGCCGGCGACGTCAAGGTGGGGGATTGGTCCGGTTTTTGGGAATACCTCCCTGGTCCTGGCCGCTCTCCTGGCCGTGGCCATCGCCCACCGCTTGGTCGGCGACCGCGAACCCCCGTCCGACAAGCCGACGCCCGTCGAAGAAAAGGCGCCCTAACCGAGCCGAAGGGCCTGGGGAGGCCCGCCTCCCCAGTCTTGCGCCTCAGCCTTGCAACTCGGCCAACACCCGGCGCAGCAAGGGAATGGTAA
- a CDS encoding FAD-linked oxidase C-terminal domain-containing protein, whose product MSVASPGLPADLLPADLLSELSALLGERLSLNEAVRDQHGRDESYHAPAPPDAVAFVRSTEEVVAVVRACATRRVPIIPFGAGTSLEGHVAALRGGVCLDLSGMNAILAVRAEDMDATVQAGVTRKQLNNDLRATGLFFPIDPGADATLGGMASTRASGTNAVRYGTMREAVVALTVVTPQGEVIRTGSRARKSAAGYDLTRLYVGSEGTLGIITEVTVRLHGIPEKVMSAVCPFPTVADAVNTVIETIQAGVPIARVEFLNARQMEAVNRYSKLDHAVTPTLFFEFHGSPAHVDEQVEMVKACAEGHGGLDFQWTATPEERDRLWAARHTAYYAALALRPGAKGFSSDVCVPISRLADCLVETQADLDQSPVLTTVVGHVGDGNFHVLFVVDPDNPDEMAEAKRLNSRIVARALAMEGTCTGEHGIGHGKMSSLEDEHGEALAVMRRLKQALDPDDVLNPGKIVRL is encoded by the coding sequence ATGTCTGTTGCCTCCCCCGGACTCCCCGCCGATCTCCTGCCTGCCGACCTCCTGAGCGAGTTGAGCGCCCTGCTGGGCGAGCGCCTCTCCCTCAACGAGGCGGTGCGCGACCAGCATGGACGCGACGAGAGCTATCACGCCCCCGCGCCCCCCGACGCGGTCGCCTTCGTCCGCTCCACCGAGGAGGTGGTGGCGGTGGTGCGGGCCTGCGCGACACGGCGCGTGCCGATCATTCCCTTTGGCGCCGGGACCTCTCTCGAAGGCCACGTGGCGGCGTTGCGCGGCGGCGTGTGCCTGGACCTCTCGGGCATGAACGCCATCTTGGCCGTGCGCGCCGAGGACATGGATGCGACGGTGCAAGCCGGGGTCACGCGCAAGCAGCTCAACAACGACCTGCGGGCCACCGGCCTGTTTTTCCCCATCGACCCCGGCGCCGACGCCACCTTGGGCGGCATGGCCTCGACCCGAGCCTCGGGCACCAATGCGGTGCGCTACGGCACTATGCGCGAGGCGGTGGTAGCCCTGACCGTGGTCACCCCCCAAGGCGAAGTGATTCGCACCGGCAGCCGGGCCCGCAAGTCCGCGGCCGGCTATGATCTGACCCGGCTTTATGTCGGCTCGGAAGGGACCCTGGGCATCATCACCGAGGTCACGGTGCGCCTGCACGGCATCCCGGAAAAGGTGATGTCAGCGGTCTGCCCCTTCCCCACGGTGGCCGACGCGGTCAACACGGTGATCGAGACCATCCAGGCCGGGGTGCCGATCGCCCGAGTCGAGTTCCTGAATGCCCGACAGATGGAGGCGGTCAACCGCTATTCCAAGCTCGACCACGCCGTGACCCCCACCTTGTTCTTCGAGTTCCACGGCTCTCCCGCCCATGTGGACGAGCAAGTCGAGATGGTCAAGGCCTGCGCCGAAGGCCATGGTGGCCTCGACTTCCAGTGGACAGCAACCCCCGAGGAACGCGATCGCCTGTGGGCGGCCCGCCACACGGCCTACTACGCAGCCCTGGCCCTGCGCCCGGGCGCCAAGGGCTTCAGCTCCGACGTGTGCGTGCCCATCTCCCGCCTCGCCGACTGCCTGGTCGAAACCCAGGCCGACCTCGACCAAAGCCCGGTGCTGACCACGGTGGTCGGCCACGTGGGCGACGGCAACTTTCATGTGCTGTTCGTGGTCGATCCCGACAATCCCGACGAGATGGCCGAGGCCAAGCGCCTCAACAGCCGCATTGTGGCGCGCGCCCTGGCCATGGAGGGAACCTGTACCGGCGAGCACGGTATTGGACATGGCAAAATGTCCTCCTTGGAAGACGAGCACGGCGAGGCCCTGGCGGTGATGCGCCGCCTCAAGCAGGCCCTGGATCCCGATGACGTGCTCAACCCGGGCAAGATCGTGCGCCTTTAA
- a CDS encoding prolyl-tRNA synthetase associated domain-containing protein — protein MAPVLPDALLARLAELGLAATTTTHEAVFTVAASESLYARIPGVHCKNLFLKDAKGKVWLVSCPHDRAVDLKTLPRRIGSGRLSFGRAELLDQLLGVIPGSVTPFGVINDTTNAVTVVLDAWMVAQPQVNFHPLINTATTTVAGADLVTFLRACDHDPLIVDLESPLPDA, from the coding sequence ATGGCGCCCGTCCTGCCCGACGCCCTGTTGGCCCGTTTGGCCGAGCTGGGGCTGGCCGCGACCACCACGACCCACGAGGCCGTGTTTACCGTCGCCGCCAGCGAGTCCCTTTATGCCCGCATTCCCGGCGTGCATTGCAAAAACCTCTTCCTCAAGGATGCCAAGGGAAAGGTCTGGCTGGTGTCGTGCCCCCACGACCGGGCGGTGGACCTCAAAACCCTGCCCCGGCGCATCGGCTCGGGCCGCTTGTCCTTTGGCCGGGCCGAGTTGCTCGACCAACTGCTGGGGGTCATTCCGGGTTCGGTCACTCCGTTCGGCGTGATCAACGACACCACCAATGCGGTCACAGTGGTGCTCGACGCCTGGATGGTGGCCCAGCCCCAGGTGAATTTTCACCCCTTGATCAACACGGCCACCACCACCGTGGCGGGGGCCGATCTGGTAACCTTCTTGCGGGCCTGCGACCACGACCCGCTGATCGTTGATCTGGAAAGCCCCCTGCCCGACGCCTAA
- a CDS encoding HdaA/DnaA family protein, translating into MSVPEQLSLDLPWRPALGRDDFMVAPCNVAAVALIDAWPAWPGPVVCLHGPVGAGKTHLAHVFAARAQARTLRREELAGADPLAPFPHPGVALVLEDVDQPGLTRAVETDLFHLINAARQTQASVLFTASQMPSRWPVGLPDLRSRLAAVPEAGLGEPDDAVLMAVLLKQFADRGLDVGPGAISFLLPRLERRFAAIQDLVRRADALALREGKAITIPLLRRVLAELQG; encoded by the coding sequence ATGAGCGTGCCCGAACAGCTATCCCTCGATCTGCCCTGGCGTCCGGCCTTGGGGCGGGACGACTTCATGGTGGCGCCGTGCAACGTGGCCGCCGTCGCCCTGATCGACGCGTGGCCGGCGTGGCCCGGGCCCGTCGTGTGCCTGCATGGGCCGGTGGGCGCGGGGAAAACCCATTTGGCCCATGTCTTTGCCGCCCGCGCCCAGGCCCGCACCCTGCGCCGCGAGGAGCTGGCCGGGGCCGATCCCCTGGCTCCCTTTCCCCACCCCGGCGTGGCCCTGGTGCTGGAGGACGTGGACCAGCCCGGCCTGACCCGTGCCGTCGAAACCGACTTGTTTCACCTGATCAACGCGGCCCGCCAGACCCAGGCGAGCGTGCTGTTCACCGCCTCCCAGATGCCCTCGCGCTGGCCGGTTGGCCTGCCCGACTTGCGCTCGCGCCTCGCCGCCGTGCCCGAGGCCGGCTTGGGCGAGCCCGACGATGCGGTGTTGATGGCGGTGTTGCTCAAGCAGTTTGCCGATCGCGGGCTTGATGTGGGCCCGGGGGCGATCAGCTTTTTGCTGCCGCGTCTGGAGCGGCGCTTTGCCGCCATTCAGGATTTGGTGCGCCGCGCCGATGCCCTGGCGTTGCGCGAGGGTAAGGCCATTACCATTCCCTTGCTGCGCCGGGTGTTGGCCGAGTTGCAAGGCTGA
- a CDS encoding orotate phosphoribosyltransferase — MDTRALADAEAARTVASILLEIGAVNFRPQEPYMLTAGWASPVYIDCRRVIGFPRARRRITELAAAKIERAVGCESLDAVAGGETAGIPYAAWLADKMALPMTYVRKKPKGFGRMAQIEGALTEGQRVLLVEDLTTDGGSKLAFAEALRKAGARVDHAFVLFFYGVFPGALKSLADRGIALHWLATWHDVLMVAEETRAFPAESIAGVRSFLSDPVGWSSSHGGRGAEPKE, encoded by the coding sequence ATGGATACCCGCGCCCTTGCCGATGCCGAGGCCGCGCGCACCGTTGCCAGCATCTTGCTGGAAATCGGTGCCGTGAACTTCCGCCCGCAGGAACCCTATATGCTGACCGCCGGCTGGGCCAGCCCCGTGTACATCGACTGCCGCCGCGTCATCGGGTTCCCGCGCGCGCGTCGGCGCATCACTGAACTGGCGGCGGCCAAGATCGAACGCGCGGTGGGCTGCGAAAGCCTGGATGCCGTGGCGGGCGGTGAAACGGCCGGCATCCCCTATGCCGCGTGGCTGGCCGACAAGATGGCCCTGCCCATGACCTATGTGCGCAAGAAGCCCAAGGGCTTTGGCCGCATGGCCCAGATCGAGGGCGCCCTGACCGAAGGCCAGCGCGTGCTGCTGGTTGAGGACCTAACCACCGATGGCGGCTCCAAGCTGGCCTTCGCCGAGGCCCTGCGCAAGGCCGGCGCCCGTGTCGATCATGCCTTTGTGCTGTTCTTCTACGGGGTGTTCCCGGGCGCCCTGAAGAGCTTGGCCGATCGCGGCATCGCCTTGCACTGGCTGGCCACGTGGCATGATGTCTTGATGGTCGCCGAGGAGACCCGCGCCTTCCCCGCCGAGAGCATTGCCGGGGTGCGCTCCTTCCTTTCCGACCCTGTGGGCTGGTCGTCGTCCCACGGCGGGCGCGGCGCCGAGCCGAAGGAATAA
- a CDS encoding Rrf2 family transcriptional regulator, which yields MRLSTKGRYAVMAMADLAAHSAGKPVALADIAERQEISLSYLEQLFGRLRKGGLVKSVRGPGGGYLLSRDPHDMRISDIILAVDEPIQTTRCSPGSPAGCHNNKGRCLTHDLWEELANQIYLYLSSVSLEDVTQRRVLGTSGLIADLPLVAAAPTTVQ from the coding sequence ATGAGGCTGAGCACGAAGGGTCGCTACGCGGTCATGGCCATGGCGGATTTGGCCGCCCACTCGGCGGGAAAGCCGGTGGCACTCGCCGACATCGCCGAGCGCCAGGAAATTTCCCTATCCTATTTGGAACAACTCTTTGGTCGCCTGCGCAAAGGCGGTCTGGTCAAGAGCGTGCGGGGTCCCGGCGGTGGCTACTTGCTGTCACGCGACCCCCACGACATGCGCATCTCCGACATTATCCTGGCCGTGGACGAACCCATCCAGACCACCCGCTGCTCCCCGGGCTCGCCCGCCGGCTGCCATAACAACAAGGGCCGCTGCCTCACCCATGATCTTTGGGAAGAACTGGCCAACCAGATTTATCTGTACCTGAGCAGCGTCTCCCTAGAGGACGTGACCCAACGTCGAGTTTTGGGCACCAGCGGCCTGATCGCCGATTTGCCCTTGGTAGCGGCGGCGCCCACGACGGTGCAATGA
- a CDS encoding alpha/beta hydrolase, producing the protein MPEIIFNGPEGRLEGRYTHSSQPNAPIALILHPHPKQGGTMNNKVVYTLYHTFAKRGFSVMRFNFRGVGRSQGTFDNGQGELSDAASALDWMQALNANSQECWVAGFSFGAWIAMQLLMRRPEISGFISVAPPAGSHDFTFLAPCPSSGMIVHGDKDTLVPEPAVAKLAHKLSQQKNISVEYTIIPGANHFFAEHLPVLSQEVDGYLARSQGRLGASSGD; encoded by the coding sequence ATGCCGGAAATCATTTTCAACGGTCCCGAAGGTCGCCTGGAAGGGCGGTATACCCATTCCTCCCAGCCCAATGCCCCCATTGCCTTGATCTTGCATCCCCACCCCAAGCAAGGCGGCACCATGAACAACAAGGTGGTGTACACCTTGTATCACACGTTTGCGAAGCGCGGTTTCTCGGTCATGCGTTTCAATTTCCGGGGGGTCGGGCGCTCCCAGGGGACGTTCGACAACGGCCAGGGCGAGCTTTCCGACGCGGCCAGCGCCCTCGACTGGATGCAGGCCCTCAACGCCAATTCCCAGGAATGCTGGGTGGCCGGCTTTTCCTTTGGCGCCTGGATCGCCATGCAGCTTCTCATGCGCCGCCCCGAGATTTCAGGCTTTATCTCGGTGGCGCCTCCGGCTGGCAGCCATGATTTCACCTTTTTGGCGCCGTGCCCGTCATCGGGCATGATCGTGCACGGGGACAAGGACACCTTGGTCCCAGAGCCCGCAGTGGCCAAGTTGGCTCACAAGCTCTCGCAGCAGAAGAATATTTCGGTAGAGTACACCATCATTCCCGGTGCCAACCACTTTTTCGCCGAGCATCTGCCGGTTCTGTCCCAGGAAGTGGACGGGTATCTGGCGCGCTCCCAGGGGCGCTTGGGGGCGTCGTCGGGAGACTAA
- a CDS encoding enoyl-CoA hydratase-related protein: MTPADLEASAPPILCALDGAVATVTLNRPERLNALDLPMWSALGDVFLDLAHQAAPAGPVRAVVLRGAGGKAFAAGADIGEFDTVRATPAQAQAYDEVMRRALSAVADCPAPVIAAIEGACVGGGLELACLCDLRLANASARFGVPITRIGVVMAYPEIQGILRLAGPANVLSLLLEGRIVAAEEALRLGLVNRVVADDTFAGHLAETIKAVTQGAPGVNAWHKAFVRRLADPRPLDAGEMEECYRFLETEDYREGIAAFKAKRKPVFTGR; the protein is encoded by the coding sequence ATGACCCCCGCCGATCTGGAAGCGTCCGCCCCGCCGATCCTCTGCGCCCTTGACGGTGCGGTGGCCACGGTCACCCTCAATCGGCCCGAGCGCTTGAATGCGCTTGACCTGCCCATGTGGTCGGCGCTGGGCGACGTGTTCTTGGATCTGGCCCACCAAGCCGCGCCGGCCGGCCCGGTGCGCGCTGTGGTGCTGCGCGGCGCCGGGGGCAAGGCCTTTGCTGCCGGAGCCGATATCGGCGAGTTTGACACCGTGCGCGCCACCCCGGCCCAGGCCCAGGCTTACGATGAGGTGATGCGCCGGGCCTTGAGCGCCGTCGCCGACTGTCCGGCCCCGGTGATTGCCGCCATTGAGGGGGCGTGTGTGGGCGGCGGGCTGGAACTGGCCTGCTTGTGCGACCTGCGCCTCGCCAATGCTTCGGCCCGCTTTGGCGTGCCCATCACTCGCATCGGCGTGGTCATGGCCTATCCCGAAATTCAGGGGATTTTGCGCTTGGCCGGCCCGGCCAACGTGTTGTCCTTGCTGCTGGAGGGGCGTATCGTCGCCGCCGAGGAAGCCTTGCGCCTGGGGCTGGTCAACCGGGTGGTGGCCGACGACACCTTTGCCGGTCATCTGGCCGAGACGATCAAGGCCGTGACCCAGGGCGCCCCCGGGGTCAATGCGTGGCACAAGGCTTTTGTGCGCCGGCTGGCCGATCCCCGGCCCCTCGACGCCGGCGAGATGGAGGAGTGCTACCGTTTCCTTGAGACCGAGGACTACCGGGAAGGGATTGCCGCCTTCAAGGCCAAGCGCAAGCCGGTCTTTACGGGACGCTGA